A stretch of DNA from Campylobacter gracilis:
TCCTCGCTAAATTCGTGCTTTTCGTTAGCGACGAATTTTAAGCTTGCGCTGATGATCTCAAGCCCTATCTTTTCGATACCTTCGTTTAGAGTGCCGAAGCTTTCGTATTCGCCGTAGATTAGAAGTGTCTTTTCGAGCTCGCCTTTATCGTTTTCAAACTCGTTGATCTCAAGCTCGCTAAGACCGAAGTCGATGAGCTCAAGCTCCAGCTCCTCAATGTCGCGGCTCGGCAGCTTGGTCTCAAAAACGGCCTTGTGCGAAAACATAAATTTCAAACTGCCGCTCGGTAAAAACTCGCCCTTGGCTTTATTTAAAATCGACTTGACATTCGCGACGGTGCGGGTCGGGTTATCGGTGGCGCATTCGATTATGAGAAGTGCGCCGTGGGGCGCCTTGCCGTCGTAAAAGATCGTTTTGATATCGGCGCTATCTTTGCCGCTTGCGCGCTTGATAGCCGCGTCAATGTTGTCTTTGGGCATATTTTGCGCCTTTGCCGTGGCGATCGCGGCGCGCAGCTTGGAGTTCATCAGCGGATCTTCGCCGCCCTCTTTCGCAGCCATCGTTATGGCCTTGCCCAGTTTTGGAAAAAGTTTGCTCATCTTCCCCCATCTAGCTTCTTTTGAAGCGCGTCTGTATTCAAAAGCTCGTCCCATAAAATTCCTTAAAACTTAAATTTAAAACGGGTGATTATAACGAAAAACCCTTAAATTTCAGGAGCGGGCGTTAAAATAAAATTTATTAAAAAGTAGTATAAGTTTTGAAATTTTAATCCAAAGGAGAGGCTCATGGCTTTGAAACAAAGCGTAAAATTTAAGGCGCAAAATATACACTGCGAAAACTGCGCGAGGACGATCAAAAACGCGCTTAAGGATGATTTTGGCGAGATCGAGGTGGACGTAGCAAGCGGAGTGGTGAGTTTAAGCTTAGATCCGCGCGACGAGGCTAAATTTAAAGAGGAGATGGACGATTTGGGCTTTAGCGTCGCAGAAAAGCTAGCCTAAAAACTAACGCAATGTCAAGTAAAATCACTCTAAATATCGTCGGGATGAGCTGCGTAAACTGCTCCAATGCGATCGAGCGGGTAAGTCGCAAGATCGAGGGAGTGCAGGAGGCGCACGTAAATTTCGCAAACGGCAGCGGCGAGTTCGTACTTGCCGATCCGGCGCTTGAGGAGACGCTAAAAGCCAAGATCAAAAAGCTAGGCTACGACATCGCCGTGGATTACGAGGATTTGGAGCGCAAAAAGCGGAGCAATCTCAAAGCGGCGCTATTTAGACTAATCCTCGCTCTGGTTTTAGCCGCGGCGGTAATGGCGGTGGAGATGAGCGGGTTTTTAAGCTTCGTTCCAAAAGCGCTGCTTTGCGCGGCGATGGCGTGCGTGAGCCTATTTTACTGCGGCAAGAACTTCTTTTATCACGCTTACGGCTCGCTGAAAAACAGAAGCTTCGATATGAACGTGCTCGTGGCGATGGGAAGCTTCTTCGCGTTTGCCTATTCGCTAACGGCCGCGGCGTGGGTCTATACGCACGGCGCGCAGAATGAATTTACCAATCTTTATTTCTCGTCCGCCTCGATGATAATCGCCTTTATTTCGCTCGGCAAATACCTAGAAGAGCGCAGCAAGATGAAGGCGAACGACTACATCAAGGGGCTAATCGATCTAAGCCCCAAAACCGCGCTTTTGATCAAAGACGACGGCACGATAGCTGAAGTGCGCGCAGAAGCGCTAAAGCCAGGCGATAAGGTGCTAGTAAAAAACGGCTCGCGCATCCCTTGCGACGGGCTTATCGTCGAGGGCGGCGCGCAGATCGACGCTTCTCTCATCAGCGGCGAGAGCTTGGCGGTTTATAAAAGCGTAGGCGATGAGGTAAATGCAGGCTGCGTCAGCACCGATGGCGTCATCTACGTGAAGGTGACGAAATTCCCGCATCAAACGCTGCTTGCCGAGATTAAAAATCTGCTGAACGAGGCGGGCAACAAAAAGATGCCGATCGCGCGCTTTGCGGATAAAATTTCAAATATCTTCGTGCCCGCGGTGATTTTGATCGCGCTTGTTAGCTTTATAGCGTGGATGGCGCTTGACGGGCGGCTCTCATATGCCGCATCCGCCGCTATCTGCGTGCTTATCATCTCATGCCCGTGCGCGCTAGGTCTTGCGACGCCGATTGCGATCGTTTGCGCGATCTCAAACGCCGCAAAGGCTGGAATTTTAATCAAAAATCCTGAAATTTTAGAAATTTTAAAGGACGCGGACGTCGCGGTTTTCGATAAAACCGGCACACTTAGCAAGGGCGAAATTTCGGTAAGCTTCAGCGATCTGAGCGCCCAAGATCTCTACGCTCTGGCAAGCGCGCAAAAGCTTAGCGAGCATCCGATCTCAAAGGCGATCGTAAAATTTGCCGAGTTGAAATTCGGCGAAATTTCTAAATTTAACGGCGAGTTCGAAAGCGTCGCGGGAAAAGGCATCGTCGCTAAAAATCCCACCGGCGAAATCCTTTGCGGCAGCGCGGGCTTCCTGCACGAGCGCGGCGTAGATACGGGCGTCGAAGTAGAAGCGGAGGAGCTTTTAGACAAGGGCTTCGGCGTCGTTTACTGCGCGATAGGCGGCTCGTACGCGGGCTTCATCGCATTTAGCGATGAGATCAGAGCCGAAGCGCGGGACGTCGTGCAGGCGCTGCAAAAAAGCGGCGTAAAAACCGTCATGCTAACGGGCGATAACGCCAAAACGGCAAATTTCGTCGCTCGCAACCTCGGCATCGACGAGGTAAGAAGCGGAGTGCTTCCAAGCGGTAAATATGAGTTCATCAAATCCCTGACGGACGAAGGCAAGCGGGTGCTTTTCGTGGGCGACGGCGTCAATGACGCACCGAGCTTAAAAGCCGCCAGTATCGGCATCGCGATGAACGGCGGCAGCGACGTAGCCAAGGGCGCGGGCGACGCGATTTTTATAAAAAACGACCTTACAGGCGTGCTATATCTATTCCGCCTATCGGGAGCCGCCATGCGGACGATCAAGCAAAACCTCTTCTGGGCGCTGTTTTACAACGCCGTATGTATCCCGATCGCGGCAGGCGCGCTATATCCAGCGCTAGGCGTGCTTCTAAAGCCGATGTACGGCGCCGCTGCGATGTGCTTTAGCTCCGTGACGGTCGTGCTAAATTCCATCAGATTGAAATTCGCTAAATTTTAACGCGGCGGAATTTACGCTAAGCGTGGAATTTTGCGCGGCGAAATTTTAATTGTTCCGTGCAAAACGCGCAAAATTCTTTTATTTTGCGAGGAATTTTACCTCGCAAATTCTATCTGGCTACTAATGCGTGTAGAATTCCGCGGAACGGGTTGCGCTTATAAAATTTTATTTTGCGATTAATCCGGCGCGGAATTCCGCTAGATTTGTACAGCTTGCAAAATTTTACCGCTAGCCTGCGCGTAAATTTTAAAATTTTAACGTGTCGGTCACCGTGCTGTTGTATCACGCCGCCAGTCGCTACGCCTCTGCCTAGTCGTCGTTTAGCGCCGTCCGCCGCCATGCCGCCGCGCCGTAAAATTTTAAAAATTCTGCAAAATTTTATAAGGCTGAAAGGAATTCCATAAAATTCCACCGCCCGCACTAAGTTTTAATAAATAAATTTAAAGGTAAAATAACGCTTCAAATGCAATTCGAGGTAGCGATGCGAAAAATTCTAATGGGTTCGTTTGTTTTTTGCGGCACGCTTTTTGGCGCTTCTTGTGAGCAGATACTAAGCGATCCGCGCGGCTTTTTTAGCAAAGAGCCTGCGGACGAAGAGCTGCTGCAAAGCGATTTTGGCTGTCAAGGCTCGCTAGCTGGCGCAGAATTTTTGCAAAATTTAAAAAGCGCGGCTTCTGAGATTAGAGACGAAAATATCGATTGTGTCGGTAACGAAGCCTTGCTGAACGAAAAAAGGCTTGAGCGAACCTTGGCGTTTGCGGGGATGGATGGCGAGGGATTTTTAAGCTATGCCAAAGAGAAAAACTACGCGCAAATCAGTGAAAAATCGCTTGAAGCCTTAGAATTTTACTCCGAGCGCAAGATTGGAAATTTCATCGCTTATGGCAATTTTATGGGCGAGATACCGGCAGCCAGGGAGGCGCTAAGAGATTATTTCGCCGCTAAATTCAACAAAAACGACGCCGATGAGCTGGCAAGCGTCGTGATAGCGGAATTTATCGCATACGCTGCAAAGGATCGCAAGGCGGGAGATTACGGTGAGCTTGAGATGGCGCTAAAAGGCGGAGTAGGTGCAGATGAGTTTCGTACGCTACTTTTTAGCAAGGATTTTGCGATTTACGAGCTTGATAATGCCCTGGATCTGGCACTTTTGCTAGGATATGACGAGCGCTTTAGCGGCGCTTTGATCGAGCGAGGCGCGCAGGTGAATGCGGGCGAGGAAAACTCGCTATTTTACGCGATGAATAACGTTCAAAGCGCTAAATTTATGATCTCTAAAGGCGCCTTGGTTGGCTATAAAAACTCGCTTGGGCAAACTCCGATATTTTTCGCCGCCGCGGCAAAAAATTATGAGCTCGTAAAGTTGCTAATCTACTCGCATGCTAGCGTAAATGTCCGCCAGATCGGCAGCGCCGAAGCCCAGGCTCTAGCGTCGCTAGGCGAGCGTAGCGACGGCTGTGAGCGTTCGGGCGCGGGCAAGACACTGCTGATGTTTGCAGCGCAAACAAGTACCAAGCAGATCGTTGAATTGCTCGTAAAATCGGGCGCAAACGAAAAAGCAGTCGATGAGGCGGGGCTAAATGCGCTAGACTATGCGCTTGCGGGTGGTGAAGCGGCTACGCAGAGCTATTTGCGCTCGCTTGGACTAAGTCCTACGCAAGCAAGCGATGATTTTACGAGCGATCCGCAAGATGCGCCTGAGCGTGAGAATTAGCAGGCTTGATTTAAAGGGCTGCTCGCCGCTTTATCGTCGTTTTAGGCTTTGCGGCGTTTTGGGTTTGCAAAAGCCTTATGAGCTTTAAATTTAGAGTTTTGCCGCTTTGTAAATTCTATAGATTTAGCGGATTTTTCGGGTGCGAGTTGGCAAAATTTAACGCTTTAAAATTTTATCGCTTTGCTTGCACAAGTTGCATGCACTGAAATTTTATAAACGCGCAGGTAGGCTTGAAAAACGGCGATTTGTGCATTTATGCGCGATAAAATTTTTGTCGAGGGATTTTGGTTTGTGATCAAGAGCGGG
This window harbors:
- a CDS encoding YebC/PmpR family DNA-binding transcriptional regulator is translated as MGRAFEYRRASKEARWGKMSKLFPKLGKAITMAAKEGGEDPLMNSKLRAAIATAKAQNMPKDNIDAAIKRASGKDSADIKTIFYDGKAPHGALLIIECATDNPTRTVANVKSILNKAKGEFLPSGSLKFMFSHKAVFETKLPSRDIEELELELIDFGLSELEINEFENDKGELEKTLLIYGEYESFGTLNEGIEKIGLEIISASLKFVANEKHEFSEEQLSDIDALLERLEDDDDVQAVYTNIA
- a CDS encoding heavy-metal-associated domain-containing protein, whose protein sequence is MALKQSVKFKAQNIHCENCARTIKNALKDDFGEIEVDVASGVVSLSLDPRDEAKFKEEMDDLGFSVAEKLA
- a CDS encoding heavy metal translocating P-type ATPase, with the translated sequence MSSKITLNIVGMSCVNCSNAIERVSRKIEGVQEAHVNFANGSGEFVLADPALEETLKAKIKKLGYDIAVDYEDLERKKRSNLKAALFRLILALVLAAAVMAVEMSGFLSFVPKALLCAAMACVSLFYCGKNFFYHAYGSLKNRSFDMNVLVAMGSFFAFAYSLTAAAWVYTHGAQNEFTNLYFSSASMIIAFISLGKYLEERSKMKANDYIKGLIDLSPKTALLIKDDGTIAEVRAEALKPGDKVLVKNGSRIPCDGLIVEGGAQIDASLISGESLAVYKSVGDEVNAGCVSTDGVIYVKVTKFPHQTLLAEIKNLLNEAGNKKMPIARFADKISNIFVPAVILIALVSFIAWMALDGRLSYAASAAICVLIISCPCALGLATPIAIVCAISNAAKAGILIKNPEILEILKDADVAVFDKTGTLSKGEISVSFSDLSAQDLYALASAQKLSEHPISKAIVKFAELKFGEISKFNGEFESVAGKGIVAKNPTGEILCGSAGFLHERGVDTGVEVEAEELLDKGFGVVYCAIGGSYAGFIAFSDEIRAEARDVVQALQKSGVKTVMLTGDNAKTANFVARNLGIDEVRSGVLPSGKYEFIKSLTDEGKRVLFVGDGVNDAPSLKAASIGIAMNGGSDVAKGAGDAIFIKNDLTGVLYLFRLSGAAMRTIKQNLFWALFYNAVCIPIAAGALYPALGVLLKPMYGAAAMCFSSVTVVLNSIRLKFAKF
- a CDS encoding ankyrin repeat domain-containing protein, encoding MQFEVAMRKILMGSFVFCGTLFGASCEQILSDPRGFFSKEPADEELLQSDFGCQGSLAGAEFLQNLKSAASEIRDENIDCVGNEALLNEKRLERTLAFAGMDGEGFLSYAKEKNYAQISEKSLEALEFYSERKIGNFIAYGNFMGEIPAAREALRDYFAAKFNKNDADELASVVIAEFIAYAAKDRKAGDYGELEMALKGGVGADEFRTLLFSKDFAIYELDNALDLALLLGYDERFSGALIERGAQVNAGEENSLFYAMNNVQSAKFMISKGALVGYKNSLGQTPIFFAAAAKNYELVKLLIYSHASVNVRQIGSAEAQALASLGERSDGCERSGAGKTLLMFAAQTSTKQIVELLVKSGANEKAVDEAGLNALDYALAGGEAATQSYLRSLGLSPTQASDDFTSDPQDAPEREN